One Pongo pygmaeus isolate AG05252 chromosome 10, NHGRI_mPonPyg2-v2.0_pri, whole genome shotgun sequence genomic window carries:
- the INHBC gene encoding inhibin beta C chain, with amino-acid sequence MTTSLLLAFLLLAPTTVATPRAGGQCPACGGPTLELESQRELLLDLAKRSILDKLHLTQRPTLNRPVSRAALRTALQRLHGVPQGALLEDNREQECEIISFAETGLSTINQTRLDFHFSSDRTAGDREVQQASLMFFVQLPSNTTWTLKMRVLVLGPHNTNLTLATQYLLEVDASGWHQLLLGPEAQAACSQGHLTLELVLEGQVAQSSVILGGAAHRPFVAARVRVGGKHRIHRRGIDCQGGSRMCCRQEFFVDFREIGWHDWIIQPEGYAMNFCIGQCPLHIAGMPGIAASFHTAVLNLLKANTAAGTTGGGSCCVPTARRPLSLLYYDRDSNIVKTDIPDMVVEACGCS; translated from the exons ATGACCACCTCATTGCTTCTGGCCTTTCTCCTCCTGGCTCCAACCACAGTGGCCACTCCCAGAGCTGGCGGTCAGTGTCCAGCATGTGGGGGGCCCACCTTGGAACTGGAGAGCCAGCGGGAGCTGCTTCTTGATCTGGCCAAGAGAAGCATCTTGGACAAGCTGCACCTCACCCAGCGCCCAACACTGAACCGCCCTGTGTCCAGAGCTGCTTTGAGGACTGCACTGCAGCGCCTCCACGGGGTCCCACAGGGGGCACTTCTGGAGGACAACAGGGAACAGGAATGTGAAATCATCAGCTTTGCCGAGACAG GCCTCTCCACCATCAACCAGACTCGTCTTGATTTTCACTTCTCCTCTGATAGAACTGCTGGTGACAGGGAGGTCCAGCAGGCCAGTCTCATGTTCTTTGTGCAGCTCCCTTCCAATACCACTTGGACCTTGAAAATGAGGGTCCTTGTGCTGGGTCCACATAATACCAACCTCACCTTGGCTACTCAGTACCTGCTGGAGGTGGATGCCAGTGGCTGGCATCAACTCCTCCTGGGGCCTGAAGCTCAAGCTGCTTGCAGCCAGGGGCACCTGACCCTGGAGCTGGTACTTGAAGGCCAGGTAGCCCAGAGCTCAGTCATCCTGGGTGGAGCTGCCCATAGGCCTTTTGTGGCAGCCCGGGTGAGAGTTGGGGGCAAACACCGGATTCACCGACGAGGCATTGACTGCCAAGGAGGGTCCAGGATGTGCTGTCGACAAGAGTTTTTTGTGGACTTCCGTGAGATTGGCTGGCACGACTGGATCATCCAGCCTGAGGGCTACGCCATGAACTTCTGCATAGGGCAGTGCCCACTACACATAGCAGGCATGCCTGGTATTGCTGCCTCCTTTCACACTGCAGTGCTCAATCTTCTCAAGGCCAACACAGCTGCAGGCACCACTGGAGGGGGCTCATGCTGTGTACCCACAGCCCGGCGCCCCCTGTCTCTGCTCTATTATGACAGGGACAGCAACATTGTCAAGACTGACATACCTGACATGGTAGTAGAGGCCTGTGGGTGCAGTTAG
- the INHBE gene encoding inhibin beta E chain has protein sequence MGLPDVQLWLVLLWALVRAQGTGSVCPSCGGSKLAPQAERALVLELAKQQILDGLHLTSRPRITHPPPQAALTRALRRLQPGSVAPGNGEEVISFATVTDSTSAYSSLLTFHLSTPRSHHLYHARLWLHVLPTLPGTLCLRIFRWGPRRRRPGSRTLLAEHHITNLGWHALTLPSSGLRDEKSGVLKLQLDCRPLEGNSTVTGQPRRLVDTAGHQQPFLELKIRANEPGAGRARRRTPTCEPATPLCCRRDHYVDFQELGWRDWILQPEGYQLNYCSGQCPPHLAGSPGIAASFHSAVFSLLKANNPWPASTSCCVPTARRPLSLLYLDHNGNVVKTDVPDMVVEACGCS, from the exons ATGGGGCTCCCTGATGTCCAGCTCTGGCTGGTGCTGCTGTGGGCACTGGTGCGAGCACAGGGGACAGGGTCTGTGTGTCCCTCCTGTGGGGGCTCCAAACTGGCACCCCAAGCAGAACGAGCTCTGGTGCTGGAGCTAGCCAAGCAGCAAATCCTGGATGGGTTGCACCTGACCAGTCGTCCCAGAATAACTCATCCTCCACCCCAGGCAGCGCTGACCAGAGCCCTCCGGAGACTACAGCCAGGGAGTGTGGCTCCAGGGAATGGGGAGGAGGTCATCAGCTTTGCTACTGTCACAG ACTCCACTTCAGCCTACAGCTCCCTGCTCACTTTTCACCTGTCCACTCCTCGGTCCCACCACCTGTACCATGCCCGCCTGTGGCTGCACGTGCTCCCCACCCTTCCTGGCACTCTTTGCTTGAGGATCTTCCGATGGGGACCAAGGAGGAGGCGCCCAGGGTCCCGCACCCTCCTGGCTGAGCACCACATCACCAACCTGGGCTGGCATGCCTTAACTCTGCCCTCTAGCGGCTTGAGGGATGAGAAGTCTGGTGTCCTGAAACTGCAACTAGACTGCAGACCCCTAGAAGGCAACAGCACAGTTACTGGACAACCAAGGCGGCTCGTGGACACAGCAGGACACCAGCAGCCCTTCCTAGAGCTTAAGATCCGAGCCAATGAGCCTGGAGCAGGCCGGGCCAGGAGGAGGACCCCCACCTGTGAGCCTGCGACCCCCTTATGTTGCAGGCGAGACCATTACGTAGACTTCCAGGAACTGGGATGGCGGGACTGGATACTGCAGCCCGAGGGGTACCAGCTGAATTACTGCAGTGGGCAGTGCCCTCCCCACCTGGCTGGCAGCCCAGGCATTGCTGCCTCTTTCCATTCTGCcgtcttcagcctcctcaaagcCAACAATCCTTGGCCTGCCAGTACCTCTTGTTGTGTCCCTACTGCCCGAAGGCCCCTCTCTCTCCTCTACCTGGATCATAATGGCAATGTGGTCAAGACGGATGTGCCAGATATGGTGGTGGAGGCCTGTGGCTGCAGCTAG